The DNA region GCGGTTTAGGATTGGATCTCGAAGATCCGATGAAGTGCTTTCGAACGCCTTTATTCACGTCTCAGATCGCCGTATTCCCATCCGGCGTATGTCATAAGTTACATGCCGGACCTTAATTGCTGGTTACTCAACCGGAAACGGCGATGATTCCCATTGTGAAAGTACATCAGTGATAATCACGATGACGATACGGAGTCTATCTTCCGCACGACTCTCCGAGGGGCAGTCATGATTCACACGCGCCGAATCCTTCCGCGCACTGGCGGAGTCTCGAATCAAGTTCTAGGGAGCCGTTACTTGAAGCGCGGTGAGTTACTCGGCCTTTCGAAAGGCCGAGAGTCACAGGCGTTGTCGGAATGACGTTCCCAAACCTGAAATCGCAAGTTGTTGCGGCCGGACACCCAAATCAGAGGGCGGCAATCCCGGGTTCAGGATCAACCTGCATGACCTGCTCGATCTCCCCCCACTTGGCTCGGAAGGCGTCGACACAAGCAGGATCGAAATGCGTGCCGCTCGATGCGACGATTTCGGCGAAGGCCTTTTCGATCGGCCAGGCAGGCTTGTAGGGGCGTTCGGAGCACAGCGCGTCAAAGACGTCGGCGATCGCAACTACCCGCGCCTCGACGGGAATATCGGCTCCCGAGAGCCGATCAGGGTAACCGGTGCCGTCCCAACGCTCATGGTGGCTTTGCGCGATTAGTTCGGCAGTCCTGATCAGGTCTGAGGATGCGCCTTCGAGAATTCGGGCACCGATGGTCACATGCTCCCGCATGGTCTTAAACTCATCATCGGTGAGCTTGCCAGGCTTGCTCAGTATCGCATCAGCGATACCAATCTTGCCGATGTCATGGAGAGGCGCGGCAAGGTAGATCGTCCGGCATCGCTGGGGCGACAGCCCAATTCCCTCGGCGATCAACTGGCTGATCTGGGCCACACGAGAGACGTGTTCACCAGTATCTCCGTCGCGATACTCGATGGCGCGGGCGAGCCGCCAGATGATCTCCTCCTCGCGCGCCAGCAGATGGGCGGTAGCCAGCTCGACTTCACGGCTTAGCCAGTTGGCGCGATCAGCCAATTCCACCTGTGCTGCTCGCAATCGGAGGAGGTTGATCACCCGCGCTTCAAGTTCTGTTGGATCGAAGGGTTTGTTGACGAAATCGGTGGCACCAGCGCGGATAGCCTCGATGCGCGTGTGGCGGTCCATATCGGATGTCACCATGACCACCGGCACTAAGCGGTAGCCTTCTTGTTCGCGCAGAATGCTTGTAAACTCCACGCCATCCATGCCGGGCATAACGTGATCGACCAAGAGCAGGTCGAACTGCTGCCGCTTGCAGAGATCTGTCGCCACCACCGGATCAAGGCAGGTTTGGACCTGGACGCCGTCAATCCGTTCAACCAGTGAACCGATCAGCGCCAAGCTCGAGCGGCTGTCGTCCACGATGAGCACACGCATACCCGTCCCCCGAGGTAAGTGCCTGAAGCTACTGGTATTCAGGTTAGGCGACCATTAACTCGCCGAATGCCGCTTCAGCAGGGTTTCTAAAGGGTTAAGTCGCGTCTGAGCGAACAGTGACGGGGGTTCAAAGCGACACACGACAGTGCAGCCTCGATCTGGGCGCAGGCCGGCGGGCTGATTGAGCCGCGCCAATTTGATGTCTATAGCTCTAAGCAGGTTAGACGAGATGAGTACGGGCGCGTCTTAGCTGACGCAGAAGTGGCGGAGACCCATGAGCAAAAAAGCCCTCGTTACCGGCATCACAGGGCAAGACGGCTCCTATCTAGCCGAGCTATTGCTGCAGCAGGGCTACGAGGTGCATGGGATCAAGCGCCGGGCGTCGTCCTTCAATACCCAGCGGATCGATCATCTCTATGAAGATCCCCACACCGCAGCCTCTGGGATGACACTGCACTATGGCGATCTATCGGATACCTCCGGCCTTACCCGCTTGATCAGCGAAATCAAACCCGACGAAGTCTACAATCTAGGAGCGCAGTCACACGTCAAAGTTTCCTTCGAGGCTCCCGAATACACAGCTGACGTTGATGGTATCGGTACCCTGCGGCTGCTGGAGGCGATCCGCTTCTTGGGGTTAGAAAAGAGAACGAGGTTTTATCAGGCGTCGACATCCGAGCTCTACGGACTGGTTCAACAGACACCCCAACGTGAAACCACACCGTTCCATCCCAGGTCGCCATATGCTGTTGCTAAACTCTACGCCTACTGGATCACGGTGAACTATCGAGAAGCCTACGGGATGTATGCCTGCAACGGCATATTGTTCAATCACGAGAGCCCCCGTCGCGGGGAAACCTTCGTGACGCGAAAAATCACACGTGGACTTTGCAACATTGCCCTCGGCCTCGACAAATGTCTCTACCTGGGCAACCTCGATGCTCTCCGCGATTGGGGACACGCCAAAGACTATGTTCGCATGCAGTGGATGATGCTGCAGCAAGAGACGCCCGAGGATTTTGTCATCGCCACGGGACGGCAACACTCGGTCCGCGACTTCATCGTCTGGGCCGCTTCCGATCTTGGCGTAGCGCTCGAATTCACTGGCAGAGGCAGTGATGAGGTTGGAGTAGTCGCAGCGATCGAGGGCGATTTGGCGCCTGAACTTAGGTTGGGCGATGTGATTGTCCGTGTAGATCCCAGGTATTTCAGACCTGCGGAAGTCGAGTCCCTCCTTGGCGATGCTCTGAAGGCTAAGGAAAAATTGGGATGGGTGCCCGAAATCACCGCTCGTGAGATGTGTAGGGAGATGGTCGATTGCGACTACAAG from Devosia sp. RR2S18 includes:
- a CDS encoding HD domain-containing phosphohydrolase, with translation MRVLIVDDSRSSLALIGSLVERIDGVQVQTCLDPVVATDLCKRQQFDLLLVDHVMPGMDGVEFTSILREQEGYRLVPVVMVTSDMDRHTRIEAIRAGATDFVNKPFDPTELEARVINLLRLRAAQVELADRANWLSREVELATAHLLAREEEIIWRLARAIEYRDGDTGEHVSRVAQISQLIAEGIGLSPQRCRTIYLAAPLHDIGKIGIADAILSKPGKLTDDEFKTMREHVTIGARILEGASSDLIRTAELIAQSHHERWDGTGYPDRLSGADIPVEARVVAIADVFDALCSERPYKPAWPIEKAFAEIVASSGTHFDPACVDAFRAKWGEIEQVMQVDPEPGIAAL
- the gmd gene encoding GDP-mannose 4,6-dehydratase, with the translated sequence MSKKALVTGITGQDGSYLAELLLQQGYEVHGIKRRASSFNTQRIDHLYEDPHTAASGMTLHYGDLSDTSGLTRLISEIKPDEVYNLGAQSHVKVSFEAPEYTADVDGIGTLRLLEAIRFLGLEKRTRFYQASTSELYGLVQQTPQRETTPFHPRSPYAVAKLYAYWITVNYREAYGMYACNGILFNHESPRRGETFVTRKITRGLCNIALGLDKCLYLGNLDALRDWGHAKDYVRMQWMMLQQETPEDFVIATGRQHSVRDFIVWAASDLGVALEFTGRGSDEVGVVAAIEGDLAPELRLGDVIVRVDPRYFRPAEVESLLGDALKAKEKLGWVPEITAREMCREMVDCDYKAALRYGLLKQLGLDLPVSLEERTPSPGLEDTRRSETL